From one Plectropomus leopardus isolate mb chromosome 8, YSFRI_Pleo_2.0, whole genome shotgun sequence genomic stretch:
- the tfcp2 gene encoding transcription factor CP2, which produces MAWALKLPLTDEVIESGLVQDFDASLSGIGQELGAGAYSMSDVLALPIFKQEESNLPPDSDNKILPFQYVLCAATSPAVKLHDETLTYLNQGQSYEIRMLDNRKIGELPEITGKMVKSIIRVVFHDRRLQYTEHQQLEGWRWNRPGDRILDLDIPMSVGIIDPRANPTQLNTVEFLWDPSKRTSVFIQVHCISTEFTMRKHGGEKGVPFRIQIDTFKENENEEYTEHLHSASCQVKVFKPKGADRKQKTDREKMEKRAPQEKEKYQPSYETTILTECCPWPEVTYVNNSPSPGFSSTHNSFPVAEGNGSPNHQPEPVVQVADNLLPTATPQDAQQWLLRNRFSPFCRLFTNFSGADLLKLTREDVIQICGPADGIRLFNALKGRVVRPRLTIYVCQESQQAREQQPKHENGDAAANTFFVYHAIYLEELTAAELTEKIAQLFNISPRQINQIFKQGPTGIHVLVSDEMIQNFQDEVCFVLDTMKDDTNDGYHIILK; this is translated from the exons ATGGCCTGGGCTCTGAAGTTGCCTCTCACGGATGAAGTGATAGAGTCCGGACTGGTCCAGGACTTTGATGCCAGTCTCTCGGGCATTGGGCAGGAGCTCGGAGCGGGGGCATACAGCATGAG TGATGTGCTCGCCCTCCCCATCTTCAAGCAGGAGGAATCCAACCTGCCTCCAGACAGCGACAACAAGATCCTTCCCTTTCAGTATGTTCTGTGTGCAGCTACCTCGCCAGCCGTTAAACTACATGATGAAACACTCACCTACCTCAACCAAG GGCAGTCCTATGAAATTAGAATGCTTGACAATCGGAAGATTGGGGAACTTCCGGAAATCACTGGCAAAATGGTGAAG agcATCATCCGTGTGGTGTTTCATGACCGACGACTTCAGTACACAGAGCACCAGCAGCTGGAGGGCTGGCGCTGGAACCGGCCCGGGGATCGCATCCTCGACCTGG ATATCCCCATGTCCGTCGGCATAATCGACCCCAGGGCTAACCCTACTCAGCTTAACACTGTGGAGTTCCTTTGGGACCCATCGAAAAGAACCTCAGTTTTTATCCAG GTACACTGCATCAGCACAGAATTCACCATGCGGAAACATGGAGGCGAAAAAGGTGTGCCTTTCCGAATCCAGATCGACACGTTTAAAGAGAATGAGAATGAAGAGTACACAGAACACCTCCACTCTGCGTCCTGCCAGGTCAAAGTCTTCAAG CCTAAAGgtgcagacagaaaacagaagacTGACAGGGAGAAGATGGAGAAGAGGGCGCcacaggaaaaggaaaagtaCCAGCCCTCCTACGAAACCACAATCCTGACAGAG tgcTGTCCCTGGCCGGAGGTCACATATGTCAACAACTCCCCTTCTCCTGGCTTCAGCAGCACGCACAACAGCTTCCCGGTTGCAGAAGG AAATGGATCTCCAAACCACCAGCCTGAGCCTGTCGTTCAGGTAGCAGAT AATTTGTTACCCACGGCAACACCGCAGGATGCACAACAGTGGCTTTTAAGAAACCGCTTCTCACCCTTCTGTCGACTCTTCACCAACTTTTCAG GTGCAGACCTGTTGAAGCTGACAAGGGAGGATGTCATTCAGATCTGTGGGCCAGCTGATGGTATAAGACTCTTTAATGCACTGAAAGGACG GGTGGTGCGTCCGAGGCTGACCATTTATGTTTGCCAGGAGTCTCAGCAGGCGCGGGAGCAGCAACCCAAACACGAAAATGGTGACGCTGCCGCCAACACGTTCTTTG tgtaTCACGCGATTTACCTGGAGGAGCTCACAGCTGCTGAGCTGACAGAGAAGATCGCTCAGCTCTTCAACATCTCGCCCAGACAGATAAACCAGATCTTCAAACAGGGTCCCACTGGCATCCATGTGCTGGTCAGCGATGAG ATGATTCAGAACTTCCAGGACgaagtatgttttgttttggacacAATGAAAG ACGACACGAATGACGGCTACCACATCATCTTGAAGTGA